TTTCAGAAGTAACCTACCGAGTGCGAAGGAGGGGTCGCCTTTCCAGGCGTTCATCAGTTGTTCACTTCAACAATTTGAGGCTGTACAAAAGGGCAGCCGATGTTAGCCGTGAACATGGAAAACCCACAGACAGTGTTCAAAACCACGCAGACACCATTGGGGGTGTTGGTGGCCAAGCCTCGGTTTCTTACAACGAGGAGAATGTCTTCGAGTCGGAACAAACGGGTGATCCCGCTCCAGCGGAGGGACTTTAGGAGACAGCAGATGGGTCTTCCCTACCTGGAGATTGTCTCGAAGAGAGAGTTGAGAGTTTCCTGGACCCTTCTAATGAACACGAGCTCACTGACCAGTTTAGTGATACCTCTAATCCCTCATCTGGCTTTGAGGATGCTGAATGGCATCTGCACCAAACACCTCGCCCTTCACCGGTGCGAAAGCCACCTGATCCTTACGGGGATTGGTTGTTGAACAATGTCAACTCGGACAAGTCCTTAGAGAAAAGTtggaaaagaaagtttgaatcatTTTTGTGTATTCCAATTTAGTATTGAGCTGTCACCCATCATATTATTATTGAGACTGTTTAAGTTGTCGTTAAATTTAGCCTCGTAAGATTTTTGGACATGGAACTCTTGAACTGTTtcaaaaaaaaagggggggtgATGCGATGAGTAACCCTTTGCGTTGCGTGACATAAACATGTAAACTTTGGTTGACAGTTTTAGGGCCTGTTCTCACTTGCGAGTTGGATCGGTCTCGGATCGATCCAGGCCGTAAGCGTGCTAAATGTGAACATTTCAAAGCGATCCGAGACCGATCCAAAGTAGTCCACTAAGAAAGGTGGTCTCGGGTCGATCCAATCTAGATCGATGTGAGATCGAGCCAAATAAGAACACAACGGGGCCAGAGACCAGTTCCCTTTGTAACCTGGCTTTTCCCCTTTACCGCCATTTTAAGCTGTGAGTACAGAGGTTTTAGATGTTATTTTAGCGTAATGGCAAAAAGAGGCGAAACTTGGAgcgaaaatgaaacaaaagcacTGCTATCGGTGTGGGGGAGAGAGGAAATAATGGAAATGCTGAACAACACCCATAAAAATGCCGAGATCTACGAAAAGATCAGCAAGGAAATGTCAGTTCTTGGTTACCAGCGAGACTTAATCCAGTGCCGAACAAAGGTGAAACATTTAAAGACTGAGTACAAGAAATATAAAGATGCTCTTGGCCGCTCTGGAGCTGACAGGGGAAAGAGTCCTAAGTATTTTAATGAAATGGATGTTTTTCTTGGTGATCAACCTGAGGCTACAGGACTTTCTATCGCTATCGACACGTCGTCATCAAACGAAGAAAATAAATCTTCGAAAGCACGTGAAAAAGAAGATTGGAATCAACATTTTTGACAGGAGTAAACTTCTTGATATTGACCCCCATCTTTGGCcccttttaaaaaaaagataaatatgAGGCTATCAAATTTTTTAACTTAtattcgggggtggaagcggaataatgaataacggcttaTAACAGAAAAGGAATAAGGAATATTTTGCGTTCGAAaattcggaataaagaattttaTGGTTTCCGTTAAAGAATAACGAATACGGAAAAGTGGATATCGAAAAAAATGCAATAGTGAATAATGAATTACTcggaaaaaatggaagaaataatGAATAAGTGGGACCTAATTATTCCGCTTGCATCCCCGATTACATGCCGACTTCGCTGTTAGTTGATATGGGTACGTAGCTCGGCAGGTAAGTAGCTGGCATCCATGAAGTTTGTTTGAAGTATGTTCACGATCTTCATGTTAACCTATGTTATCGTCTCTGCACCGATCTTGCATCGTCTCTTGCAATAAATAATGTTTAGATCTAACTTGTCCAAGCTCCACGTTTCTGCTCTGTAGTTGTGTCACATtaaaatcaaaagaatatttagcGAGACCCAACATTTTAAACTACAACGTTAGACCGGCATGAAACTACGTTAATTAATATAAAAGTGACATCTGAAAGCCACATCAGCCAAGGCAATAAAGTTATATAACATTGTCATTCTGACGATTTTTCCCAGATTTAGACATGATTGCAAAATACGGCAAAGGTAAACTTCAAGAGAGGGTGTGCCCAAAGTGTGAGTACAAAAGTGAAATCCAGACAGCAGGGGTGCACGTTTTGGGCAGTGGTTGCATCAAAGTGTACAGCGAAGATGATGAATTTCAGTGTCCTCGGTGTGGCTTTACTGAAGATGGTAAGAAATgatgttttaacaaaaaaagccTACAATTCCTATTTGGATGAAGATAGTTTCTAAATCCAGTGCTAAATCAAATCTCGGGTGTGAAGACATACCTTGTTCTGATTACTTTGTTGGATTATTTTATGAAGTTACTAGTACTGTAGTTTATTCTTACTGGTAGTTGAACATGGAAAAAGTGTTGAATGGACAATTTCTCCTGCCCCAAGGTTTATTCTTACTGGTAGTTGAACATGGAAAAAGTGTTGAATGGACAATTTCTCCTGCCCCAAGGAGCCACTTAAGTCAGATCCAATTGTGGTTGGGTACAGAGTGACTTGTTGAAAACaagaatgttttatttttgaaaatacctcAATACACTTAATCTAATAACAATAACCTCTTAGTTTATAGATACATTCTGATACAAAAAGTAattctgaataaatttttgttattttactgaAGTAGATGATCCAAAGGAGGGGCAGTCAGAGCAAGATCTGCCACTTGaacaaagcaaagagaaaaaagaagctGACACAGGAGAGGAGAAAAAGGCTAATAAGAAACGGAAATTGCCCAAGCAGGCTGTGCATGCAAACATTTTTGCTGATCAGTGAACCTGGTTTGTGAGAATTACAATGATCTTATTCATCTTGCCCCAGTTGTTCGaagggtggatagcgctattCACTTGAtgactcaattggttttgctagtgtttatccgctggatagcgttatccaccttttaaACAAGAGACGCCTGGTATTAAGAGAAACTGAAGCGTTTTACTAATTTCAAATCAGTGAACATCTCACCTGTATCTGTGGTCAACAACGACTTGCATAACGAGAGAATAAAATCCTTTGCGATTGTAGTAATCAGCAGGGCATTCCTTTGGAGCAACAATGGGTATGTGTGTCCCATCTATCGCGCCCGCGCACTGAGGGAAACACCACCTTGTCTTGAAGCCCTCTACAACTTTCTTTAAGTCATCGCCACTGGGCCATTTGATTACATTTGGTAAAAGCACATCTGCAATAGCCTGGCAGACTTGGTTTACTATCTGGCAGGCAGTGCTTTTTCCGATACCAAATCTCCAACCAAGGGAACGCAGATCTTCCCCAGTAGCAAGATGCCAAAAACAGATGGCTAAACGCTTTTTGACAGTTATGGATTTCCTGAATCTTGTATCCTTCCTCTTTAGTGTATCGTTTAATTTACGGCAAATAAAGAGAAAAGACTCTTTAGAGAGTCGAAAGTTCTCAAGCCAAAGTGTATCGTCTTTCCACTGGCTTACCGTTTCTTCCCAAAACTGGGTTTTCCATCTACTTGGCTCAATCCAGAAGAGCCTCTCTCGCACTTGATTGCGCAGGTATTcacacatcaaaaacacaaacagGGAAATTATCCTCTGTCGTCGCCGAATGTAGCGAAGGATCATTCTGGCTCGTTTTCTTAACATGTTTTGATGTTTCTTAAACTTGTCACTTGAGGTCATTGCGATAATAACCCCCGAAAGCACTTTCAACTCCGCGAACTCCGCCATTTTCAAGAGGGTTGTCTATTTAGACAGCTGTGTAGGTGTCCTTAAAGTATCCTCGAGATCTCAATCGACTCACGGTACGGACGCTAAATGTGAACCCTCCACGGAAATGGCCTCGGATCGGATTCAGATCGATCTAAACTAATCCGATCCTAAATTGAGCCAGTGTGAATGGGCCCTTAGTCAGTAGTTTTGAAACCAGATCTTGACCTCGTGCGTTGTTGTTTGCGCGAAAATTGTGGATTAGTCCGAGTTTATATTGAGTGTAAAATATATTGAAAGTTTACTGAACGTCTCAACGAGTAATCTTTCACAATACTGAGACACACTTCtggtcgaaaacatgaacgaaaaaacaataaaatggtAATAATTCCAATAacatcttgagcatgtgctaaaaggAACCTCCatgaattcatttctcacagctaaatttgataaatgtggcaaaaacaaacacgatgttttttctagaaaagtatccaacgcacaagaaaaagttcgaggaatgcttgaagctgaattcatgaaatggcttgTTCGTTTCGGCATTGTtgaacttaggcttcaactgagatgttagcgtatgaacaacaattcaaaacgcgACATAAACTTTTTTTCACGCttacgcgtgacacgctacccaaacgcgacctctacacctctagaactctgaaaatatgccaattttaCTTAACCAGTTTTCTGgccttttctcaatcactgaatacATTTTTGGATTGCGGTGCTAGTCTTTCGcacccagttaggtttgatttgtgtccaacaaatccaagtgtgaccgtatctttcggtttaagacatccatgagcaatgcgagtttctagttCGGATGGACTTTGAcgcgatttttcagcaaatgaaCTTACGATATGAATGAGCTATAGGAGTTTCTGTaattttaactttaaatcggatggacgtcgatatgattttttttcatttttttacagCTGTTCtctttccacttcagaatctcgagcaaagactccgctcccagactccttcgagtgttCTTCGACCCCCAGCGAAGTCTCGGCAATCCCGAGCGTACTTTTCAGCAATACCTTGCTAGCACTGTTCTTGAACAATGgagattatttttttcctttctaataCGCAGCATGCCTCGTTGGGTTTTGACACAGACGCGGGGGCAATTATCTCCCTTATGTTAACTGGTCCTGTAAGGTAGACGAATATAACCTTCCAAGTTAGTCGAATCTTATTATTCTCTTATCAATCAAAGACCTTGTGTACAGTGCAATGGTGAATGTTGCCGATGGTGGTTGTTGGTCTTTGACTTGTGATTACCTCTTTTTGGCGACTAAAACGGATGTGATTGTCAACGTTGGACAATGTTTAAATAGATCTATTCGAGAAATTAAGAATCCAAGGAAAGCCTTCCgagatttattttgttttcaagtatTTACGTAGGCAAGAGTGCGTACGTGACAACAGCATTTTAATGTAATGACGTGGGATGCGTAAGCAGACCACGTAGACATTTCGGGTCAGTTTCGTCGTCATCGTCTCATATGGCAATTAACTacgtgcctttgcttgtcactgaagttaagccctgttggcaGAAGTTACTACTCGCATGGGTGACCTTCTGCGAAATCagtgttgttggtttttttctttttttgattttaTTATTTGACTTTAAGTCTCCAATGTGACAatggaattgccaaacagtgcagctggctgatcagccacagtttCTCTTTCTAAACGTGCTCATTTGTGCGAGAAAACCTTTTAAGTAACGATTTCACTCTCACAGCGCCGTCacatgtgaagtatttgaatcattgaaaaaatattgatttgttccgttcattgctttagtttcgtgTTTTCAACTGTGAATAATTTACAGTCCAGAGGAGTGTGACAAGCTTCATAATCTTTGTATTTGACCTAACGAAAAGAACATCTGCATAGTTTGACATCCCATCAAGCAACATTAAGGTTGCATTCCTTTTAGCCAATCGTTTTTTTAGATTTAGACAATCCCAATTGATTGGATTTTCTTGTTAGCCGGAGCGAGCATCTGAAAAAAGATTGATCACACAGCAAGGGGCCTGGAATCAAAACGAGATGGTGGGCGGCTTTCGAAGACTGCCTCTTCTCATTTACTCATTGCTAGAAGAAAATACGGAAGAAAATACggaaacaaatgaaaacgaTATGAGGATGGATGGCTTGCTTCCTGAATGTATCAGGTCAGTGTCAGACAGATTCGATGTCACATGTTCTACCGTGTTAAGAATTACTACCAGAATG
This genomic window from Acropora muricata isolate sample 2 chromosome 2, ASM3666990v1, whole genome shotgun sequence contains:
- the LOC136895173 gene encoding myb/SANT-like DNA-binding domain-containing protein 7 — translated: MAKRGETWSENETKALLSVWGREEIMEMLNNTHKNAEIYEKISKEMSVLGYQRDLIQCRTKVKHLKTEYKKYKDALGRSGADRGKSPKYFNEMDVFLGDQPEATGLSIAIDTSSSNEENKSSKAREKEDWNQHF
- the LOC136895183 gene encoding uncharacterized protein translates to MAEFAELKVLSGVIIAMTSSDKFKKHQNMLRKRARMILRYIRRRQRIISLFVFLMCEYLRNQVRERLFWIEPSRWKTQFWEETVSQWKDDTLWLENFRLSKESFLFICRKLNDTLKRKDTRFRKSITVKKRLAICFWHLATGEDLRSLGWRFGIGKSTACQIVNQVCQAIADVLLPNVIKWPSGDDLKKVVEGFKTRWCFPQCAGAIDGTHIPIVAPKECPADYYNRKGFYSLVMQVVVDHRYR